From Micromonospora rifamycinica, a single genomic window includes:
- a CDS encoding LytR C-terminal domain-containing protein, protein MRALVVVGLLALVALVFVVVAVVRDTQGSGANARGCPEGWPLADLALRNYKDVKINILNGTNEPGLAGSVADDFRNRKFQVKKQGNGAHFEGVALLRFGPKGVGSAHLLRAFFLNNAERDYDAKRQDDTVDVVLGDGFQQLATTTEVNQSLGDLGAPVAPEGSCPMPAEDR, encoded by the coding sequence GTGCGAGCACTCGTTGTCGTCGGCCTGCTGGCGCTCGTCGCCCTGGTCTTCGTCGTGGTCGCCGTGGTCCGCGACACCCAGGGCAGCGGGGCCAACGCCCGGGGGTGCCCGGAGGGCTGGCCGCTGGCCGACCTGGCGCTGCGCAACTACAAGGATGTCAAGATCAACATCCTCAACGGCACCAACGAGCCGGGCCTGGCAGGCAGCGTCGCGGACGACTTCCGCAACCGGAAGTTCCAGGTCAAGAAGCAGGGCAACGGCGCGCACTTCGAGGGCGTGGCGCTGCTGCGCTTCGGCCCCAAGGGGGTCGGCTCCGCGCACCTGCTGCGGGCGTTCTTCCTCAACAACGCCGAACGCGACTACGACGCCAAGCGCCAGGACGACACGGTCGACGTGGTGCTGGGCGACGGTTTCCAACAGCTGGCCACCACCACCGAGGTCAACCAGTCCCTCGGCGACCTGGGAGCGCCGGTCGCCCCGGAGGGCTCCTGCCCGATGCCGGCCGAGGACCGGTAA
- the dut gene encoding dUTP diphosphatase has translation MTHVVPVPVRQLDPELPLPAYAHPGDAGADLVAAADVELPPGGRALVPTGVALALPEGYVGLVHPRSGLAARLGVTVLNAPGTVDAGYRGEILVNLINHDRDVPAKISRGDRIAQLVVQRVERVDFQPVAALPESRRGAGGHGSTGGHAGLVPPPGGPTGDDHRAGERTEEVAG, from the coding sequence GTGACCCATGTCGTACCCGTGCCCGTGCGGCAGCTCGACCCGGAGCTGCCGCTACCCGCGTACGCCCATCCCGGCGACGCCGGCGCGGACCTGGTGGCCGCCGCGGACGTCGAGCTGCCCCCGGGCGGCCGGGCACTGGTCCCCACCGGCGTGGCGCTGGCCCTGCCGGAGGGCTACGTCGGTCTGGTCCACCCGCGCTCGGGGCTGGCCGCCAGGCTCGGCGTGACGGTGCTCAACGCGCCCGGTACGGTCGACGCCGGTTACCGGGGTGAGATTCTGGTCAACCTGATCAACCATGATCGGGACGTACCGGCGAAGATCTCCCGTGGCGATCGCATCGCGCAGCTCGTTGTCCAGCGGGTGGAGCGGGTCGATTTCCAGCCGGTGGCAGCGCTGCCCGAGTCCCGACGGGGAGCCGGCGGGCACGGTTCGACCGGTGGCCACGCCGGGCTGGTGCCCCCGCCCGGCGGTCCGACCGGGGACGACCACCGGGCGGGCGAACGGACGGAAGAGGTGGCAGGGTGA
- a CDS encoding inositol monophosphatase family protein produces MTGSVPTSRELLEIAIGVARDAAGTAARMRAEGVSVAATKSTATDVVTAADRAVERQVLEALRAVRPQDVVLGEEYGGAAAGSVGSGVVRWIVDPIDGTVNYLYGLPYCAVSLAAEVDGQVVAGVVRNVATGEEWTATAGGGAWRDGERLRCSTEVDLGQALVATGFGYDPRRRLHQARVIADLIADVRDIRRMGAAALDLCLAAEGRVDAYYEKGLAAWDLAAGGLVAAEAGLRVTGLNGLPPGPDLVIAAPPALFAALHTRLAALDASGGP; encoded by the coding sequence ATGACCGGTTCCGTGCCGACCTCCCGGGAACTGCTGGAGATCGCGATCGGGGTGGCCCGGGACGCGGCCGGCACCGCGGCCCGGATGCGGGCCGAGGGGGTCTCCGTCGCGGCGACCAAGAGCACCGCCACCGACGTGGTCACCGCCGCCGACCGGGCGGTGGAGCGGCAGGTCCTGGAGGCCCTGCGCGCGGTCCGTCCGCAGGACGTGGTGCTCGGCGAGGAGTACGGCGGCGCGGCGGCCGGGTCGGTCGGGTCCGGCGTGGTCCGCTGGATCGTCGACCCGATCGACGGGACGGTGAACTACCTGTACGGGCTCCCGTACTGCGCGGTCTCCCTCGCCGCCGAGGTGGACGGGCAGGTGGTCGCCGGGGTGGTCCGCAACGTGGCGACCGGCGAGGAGTGGACCGCCACCGCGGGCGGCGGAGCCTGGCGGGACGGCGAACGGCTGCGCTGCTCCACCGAGGTCGACCTGGGGCAGGCGCTGGTCGCCACCGGGTTCGGCTACGACCCCCGCCGCCGGCTGCACCAGGCCCGGGTGATCGCCGACCTGATCGCGGACGTCCGGGACATCCGGCGGATGGGGGCGGCGGCGCTGGATCTCTGCCTGGCCGCCGAGGGGCGGGTCGACGCCTACTACGAGAAGGGGCTGGCCGCCTGGGACCTGGCCGCCGGGGGGCTCGTCGCGGCGGAGGCCGGGCTGCGGGTGACCGGGCTGAACGGCCTGCCGCCCGGCCCCGACCTGGTCATCGCGGCCCCGCCGGCGCTGTTCGCGGCGCTGCACACCCGGCTGGCCGCCCTGGACGCCTCCGGCGGCCCCTGA
- a CDS encoding DUF4193 domain-containing protein, with translation MATDYDAPRRDEVDLGEDSLEELKARRVDSQSGAVDVDEAEVAESFELPGADLADEELTVKVLPMQQDEFRCGRCFLVHHRSQLAVERNGDLICRECV, from the coding sequence ATGGCCACCGACTACGACGCCCCGCGTCGCGACGAGGTCGACCTCGGCGAGGACAGCCTGGAAGAGCTCAAGGCCCGGCGGGTCGACTCACAGTCGGGCGCCGTGGACGTCGACGAGGCCGAGGTGGCCGAGAGCTTCGAGCTGCCCGGCGCCGACCTGGCCGACGAGGAGCTGACCGTGAAGGTCCTCCCGATGCAGCAGGACGAGTTCCGGTGCGGACGCTGCTTCCTGGTGCACCACCGCAGCCAGCTGGCGGTCGAGCGTAACGGCGATCTGATCTGCCGAGAGTGCGTCTGA
- a CDS encoding DUF7455 domain-containing protein produces the protein MTPTLTPPPATVAPPAADERCDRCNAAGKLRITLAGGSELVFCGHHANKYAEDLVKITVKFATDPEFTWRGADLMAN, from the coding sequence ATGACCCCGACCCTCACGCCGCCGCCCGCAACGGTGGCGCCCCCAGCCGCCGATGAACGGTGCGACCGCTGCAATGCTGCCGGCAAGCTCCGTATCACTCTGGCGGGTGGGAGCGAGTTGGTGTTCTGTGGGCACCACGCGAACAAGTACGCCGAGGATCTCGTGAAGATCACGGTCAAGTTCGCGACGGACCCGGAGTTCACCTGGCGTGGCGCCGACCTGATGGCGAACTAA
- a CDS encoding DUF3099 domain-containing protein, with amino-acid sequence MVKRQAYQPILITDASRSQDDQLTSRQKRYVLMMGIRVACVIAGAVLVGVQAPLLWLWLPLVALGMILIPWLAVLLANDRPPKEEHRLANRFQPRHRDETPPMSLTAEERPHRIIDVEP; translated from the coding sequence ATGGTGAAGCGTCAGGCGTACCAGCCGATTCTGATCACCGACGCCTCGCGCAGCCAGGACGACCAGCTCACCAGCCGACAGAAGCGGTACGTGCTGATGATGGGCATCCGGGTGGCGTGTGTGATCGCCGGCGCGGTCCTGGTCGGCGTGCAGGCCCCACTGCTCTGGCTCTGGCTGCCGCTGGTGGCGCTGGGCATGATCCTCATCCCCTGGCTGGCGGTGCTGCTCGCCAACGACCGCCCGCCCAAGGAGGAGCACCGCCTCGCCAACAGGTTCCAGCCCCGTCACCGCGACGAGACGCCGCCGATGAGCCTCACCGCCGAGGAACGCCCGCACCGGATCATCGACGTCGAACCCTGA
- a CDS encoding DUF3710 domain-containing protein produces MIFSRKRADGGRHARDQRADVLDSYEAAGPPRGPYDLSEAPDDVQRLDLGSLHIPAVPGVEVRVQADPQGVVQQVVLVHGENALQLGVFAAPRSEGIWDEVREEIRQSLVGDGATVQESQGEYGVELHARVRTPDGPTDLRFVGVDGPRWMVRGVYQGAAATDPAAAGPLATCLDGLVVDRGQEAKPVREPLPLRLPREMAEQAGEGATPGEA; encoded by the coding sequence GTGATCTTCTCCCGAAAGCGGGCCGACGGCGGGCGGCACGCCCGTGACCAGCGGGCCGACGTCCTCGACTCGTACGAGGCGGCGGGCCCGCCCCGAGGGCCGTACGACCTGTCGGAGGCACCGGACGACGTGCAGCGGCTCGACCTGGGCAGCCTGCACATCCCGGCGGTGCCCGGGGTCGAGGTGCGGGTGCAGGCCGACCCGCAGGGCGTCGTCCAGCAGGTGGTGCTGGTGCACGGGGAGAACGCCCTCCAGCTCGGCGTCTTCGCCGCCCCCCGGTCCGAGGGCATCTGGGACGAGGTCCGCGAGGAGATCCGGCAGTCGCTGGTCGGTGACGGCGCGACCGTGCAGGAGAGCCAGGGCGAGTACGGCGTCGAGCTGCACGCCCGGGTGCGGACCCCGGACGGCCCCACCGACCTGCGTTTCGTCGGCGTCGACGGGCCGCGCTGGATGGTCCGGGGCGTCTACCAGGGTGCCGCCGCCACCGACCCGGCCGCCGCCGGCCCGCTCGCGACCTGCCTGGACGGCCTGGTCGTCGACCGGGGCCAGGAGGCGAAGCCGGTCCGCGAGCCGCTGCCGCTGCGGCTGCCCCGGGAGATGGCCGAGCAGGCCGGAGAAGGCGCCACCCCCGGCGAGGCCTGA
- a CDS encoding DEAD/DEAH box helicase, with product MAPRLPALETFPPLRAWQRKAMVEYLRRRTEDFTAVATPGAGKTTFALRIAAELLVDGTVEAVTVVAPTEHLKTQWAQAAARVGIQLDSAFRNADLHSAADFHGAVVTYAQVGMAPQVHRRRTMTRRTLVILDEIHHAGDSRSWGDGVKNAFEPAVRRLMLTGTPFRSDDNPIPFVSYERGGDGLLRSRADSVYGYSDALRDGVVRPVLFLAYSGETRWRTNAGDELAARLGEPMTQDLIAQAWRTALDPAGDWMPQVLRAADARLTVLRNAGMADAGGLIIASDQQTARSYAKLIEQVTGEKATVVLSDDQGASARIATFAASTQRWLVAVRMVSEGVDIPRLAVGVYATSASTPLYFAQAIGRFVRARRSGETASVFVPSVPHLLGLASEMEAERDHVLGKPKDREGFDDELLERAQRDDQASGELEKRFTALSATAELDQVIFDGASFGTAAQAGTPEEEEYLGLPGLLTADQVSQLLTKRQADQLAAQRRRAAVRAAEPAAAAPVAPPVPLSAAQRRVGLRRQLNALVAARHHRTGLPHGKIHAELRRICGGPPSAQATIEQLEERIATLQTL from the coding sequence GTGGCACCCCGGTTGCCGGCGTTGGAGACGTTCCCACCCCTGCGGGCCTGGCAGCGCAAGGCGATGGTGGAGTACCTGCGCCGTCGTACCGAAGACTTCACCGCCGTCGCCACCCCCGGCGCCGGTAAGACCACCTTCGCCCTGCGGATCGCCGCCGAGCTGCTGGTCGACGGCACCGTCGAGGCGGTCACCGTGGTCGCCCCGACCGAGCACCTGAAGACCCAGTGGGCGCAGGCCGCCGCCCGGGTCGGCATCCAGCTCGATTCGGCGTTCCGCAACGCCGACCTGCACTCCGCCGCCGACTTCCACGGCGCGGTCGTCACCTACGCCCAGGTCGGGATGGCCCCGCAGGTGCACCGGCGGCGCACCATGACCCGCCGCACCCTGGTCATCCTCGACGAGATCCACCACGCCGGGGACTCCCGCTCCTGGGGCGACGGGGTCAAGAACGCCTTCGAGCCCGCGGTACGCCGGCTGATGCTCACCGGGACGCCGTTCCGCTCCGACGACAACCCGATCCCGTTCGTCAGCTACGAGCGCGGTGGCGACGGGCTGCTGCGCTCCCGCGCCGACTCGGTCTACGGTTACTCCGACGCGCTGCGCGACGGCGTCGTGCGCCCGGTGCTGTTCCTGGCCTACTCGGGGGAGACCCGGTGGCGTACCAACGCCGGGGACGAGCTGGCGGCGCGGCTCGGCGAGCCGATGACCCAGGACCTGATCGCCCAGGCCTGGCGGACCGCCCTCGACCCGGCCGGGGACTGGATGCCGCAGGTGCTGCGGGCCGCCGACGCCCGGCTGACGGTACTGCGCAACGCCGGGATGGCCGACGCCGGTGGCCTGATCATCGCGAGCGACCAGCAGACCGCCCGCTCGTACGCCAAGCTGATCGAGCAGGTGACCGGCGAGAAGGCCACCGTGGTGCTCTCCGACGACCAGGGGGCGTCCGCCCGGATCGCGACCTTCGCGGCGTCCACCCAGCGGTGGCTGGTGGCGGTCCGGATGGTCTCCGAGGGCGTCGACATCCCCCGGCTGGCGGTCGGGGTGTACGCCACCAGCGCCAGCACCCCGCTCTACTTCGCCCAGGCCATCGGCCGGTTCGTCCGGGCCCGACGCTCCGGCGAGACGGCCTCGGTCTTCGTGCCGAGCGTGCCGCACCTGCTCGGGCTGGCCAGCGAGATGGAGGCCGAGCGGGACCACGTGCTCGGCAAGCCCAAGGACCGGGAGGGTTTCGACGACGAGCTGCTGGAGCGCGCCCAGCGCGACGACCAGGCCAGTGGCGAGCTGGAGAAGCGGTTCACCGCGCTCTCCGCGACCGCCGAACTCGACCAGGTGATCTTCGACGGGGCGTCCTTCGGCACCGCCGCCCAGGCCGGCACCCCCGAGGAGGAGGAGTACCTCGGCCTGCCCGGCCTGCTCACCGCCGACCAGGTCTCGCAGCTGCTGACCAAGCGCCAGGCCGACCAGCTCGCCGCGCAGCGCCGCCGGGCAGCCGTCCGGGCCGCTGAGCCGGCCGCTGCGGCCCCCGTCGCACCCCCGGTACCCCTGAGTGCCGCTCAGCGCCGGGTGGGCCTACGGCGTCAACTGAACGCCCTGGTGGCCGCCCGGCACCACCGCACCGGGCTACCCCACGGCAAGATCCACGCGGAACTCCGCCGGATCTGCGGTGGCCCCCCGAGCGCCCAGGCGACCATCGAGCAACTCGAAGAACGCATAGCCACCCTCCAGACCCTCTGA
- a CDS encoding pseudouridine-5'-phosphate glycosidase: protein MTTFHIRPGTEVAAALRDGRPVVALESTIVSHGLPRPDNLRVAREIEQTVRDAGAVPATIGMVDGELVVGLDDDQLTRLATVDPVAKLSVRDLAVAAATGADGATTVAATSAVAAAVGIGVFATGGLGGVHREAAQTFDESADLVTLARTPITVVCAGVKSILDVGATLERLETLGVGVVGYRTRRFPGFYLTDSGFDLDWSVDSPEQVAEVLAAREQHGVHRGGLIVANPLPVDEQLDPALHDRTLTEGLARLGRDGVTGKAVTPFLLAHFHTATEGASLAVNVRIILRNADLAARIAVASARRGAA, encoded by the coding sequence GTGACCACCTTCCACATCCGCCCCGGCACCGAGGTCGCCGCGGCCCTGCGCGACGGCCGTCCCGTCGTCGCCCTGGAGAGCACCATCGTCTCGCACGGTCTGCCCCGACCGGACAACCTGCGGGTCGCCCGGGAGATCGAGCAGACGGTACGCGACGCGGGCGCCGTCCCCGCCACCATCGGCATGGTCGACGGCGAGCTCGTCGTCGGCCTCGACGATGACCAGCTGACCCGACTCGCCACCGTCGACCCGGTGGCCAAGCTCTCCGTCCGTGACCTCGCCGTGGCCGCCGCCACCGGCGCGGACGGGGCCACCACGGTGGCCGCCACCAGTGCGGTGGCCGCCGCCGTGGGGATCGGTGTCTTCGCCACCGGCGGACTGGGCGGGGTGCACCGGGAGGCGGCGCAGACCTTCGACGAGTCGGCCGACCTGGTGACCCTGGCGCGTACCCCGATCACCGTGGTCTGCGCCGGGGTCAAGTCGATCCTCGACGTCGGGGCCACCCTGGAGCGGCTGGAGACCCTCGGGGTCGGGGTGGTCGGCTACCGCACCCGACGCTTCCCCGGCTTCTACCTGACCGACTCCGGTTTCGACCTGGACTGGTCGGTGGACTCCCCCGAGCAGGTCGCCGAGGTGCTGGCCGCCCGGGAGCAGCACGGCGTACACCGGGGTGGGTTGATCGTGGCCAACCCGCTGCCGGTCGACGAGCAGCTCGACCCGGCGCTGCACGACCGGACCCTCACCGAGGGGCTGGCCCGGCTGGGCCGCGACGGCGTCACCGGCAAGGCGGTCACCCCGTTCCTGCTGGCCCACTTCCACACGGCCACCGAGGGCGCCAGCCTGGCGGTCAACGTGCGGATCATCCTGCGCAACGCCGACCTGGCCGCGCGGATCGCGGTCGCGTCCGCCCGGCGCGGGGCGGCATGA
- a CDS encoding trimeric intracellular cation channel family protein — protein MTTSTALLLADLTGVAVFAASGASAAVAKRLDLFGVVFVGFVAALGGGIFRDLAIDEVPPLAFADWRYAATAAVTATAVFWLHPQLARLRTTVLVLDAAGLALFTVTGTLKALDARVPAVGAVVIGMLTAIGGGLGRDLLTAEIPVVLRREIYAVAALAGSIMVVLLTGLGYAGVGGLTAAALLVFVLRLVALRRRWSAPVATMRPPETGLDRPPS, from the coding sequence GTGACCACCTCCACCGCCCTGCTCCTGGCCGACCTGACCGGGGTGGCCGTCTTCGCCGCCTCCGGTGCCTCCGCGGCGGTGGCCAAGCGGCTCGACCTGTTCGGCGTGGTGTTCGTCGGGTTCGTCGCGGCGCTGGGCGGTGGGATCTTCCGGGACCTGGCCATCGACGAGGTACCGCCGCTCGCCTTCGCCGACTGGCGGTACGCCGCCACCGCCGCGGTCACCGCCACCGCCGTGTTCTGGCTGCACCCGCAGCTCGCCCGGCTGCGGACCACGGTGCTGGTGCTGGACGCCGCCGGGCTGGCGCTGTTCACCGTCACCGGCACGCTCAAGGCGCTCGACGCCCGGGTGCCGGCGGTCGGCGCGGTGGTGATCGGCATGCTCACCGCGATCGGCGGCGGCCTCGGCCGGGACCTGCTCACCGCCGAGATCCCGGTGGTGCTGCGCCGGGAGATCTACGCCGTCGCCGCGCTCGCCGGATCGATCATGGTGGTGCTGCTGACCGGGCTGGGGTACGCCGGGGTGGGCGGGCTGACCGCGGCGGCGCTGCTGGTCTTCGTCCTGCGCCTGGTGGCGCTGCGGCGGCGCTGGTCGGCCCCGGTGGCGACGATGCGTCCCCCGGAGACCGGCCTGGACCGCCCACCGTCCTGA
- a CDS encoding DUF3039 domain-containing protein, producing MTVSTEVLERPEVKDADTGPEMFHYVRKEKIAESAVMGTYVVALCGETFPVTKAAKPGSPVCPKCKEIYDSYRE from the coding sequence GTGACTGTGAGTACAGAGGTTCTTGAGCGTCCCGAGGTGAAGGACGCCGACACCGGTCCCGAGATGTTCCATTACGTGCGCAAAGAGAAGATCGCCGAGAGTGCCGTGATGGGCACCTACGTGGTGGCGCTCTGCGGCGAGACGTTCCCGGTGACCAAGGCCGCCAAGCCCGGCTCCCCGGTCTGCCCGAAGTGCAAGGAGATCTACGACTCGTACCGCGAGTGA
- a CDS encoding carbohydrate kinase family protein — MTGPGRIVVVGDLITDVIAVLAGALATGSDTPAAIRVTGGGQAANTAAWIAAQHAPVTLVGAIGDDSAGRDRVAELERAGVDCAVEVHPQTSTGTVIVLATADERTMVTERGANLRLTAGHVDRALAAVPDAVHLHLSAYCLLDAASRPAGLRALAAARERGLTTSVDAASAAPLRRIGAAAFLSWVRDVDLLLVNADEAGVLAGGLDPAAQARALSAAARRVVVKRGGAGAIWVDRRATIGVTPSLRVAVVDVTGAGDAFAAGLLTAWTTGAKPRAALARAADLGALAVSTVGARPTPEAATR, encoded by the coding sequence ATGACCGGTCCGGGCCGGATCGTGGTGGTCGGCGACCTGATCACCGACGTGATCGCGGTGCTGGCCGGGGCGCTGGCCACCGGCTCGGACACCCCGGCCGCGATCAGGGTGACCGGCGGCGGCCAGGCGGCCAACACCGCCGCCTGGATCGCCGCCCAGCACGCGCCGGTGACCCTGGTCGGCGCGATCGGGGACGACAGCGCCGGCCGGGACCGGGTGGCCGAGCTGGAGCGGGCCGGCGTGGACTGCGCGGTGGAGGTGCACCCGCAGACCAGCACCGGCACGGTGATCGTGCTGGCCACGGCCGACGAGCGGACCATGGTCACCGAACGGGGGGCCAACCTGCGGCTGACCGCCGGCCACGTGGACCGGGCACTGGCTGCCGTGCCCGACGCCGTCCACCTGCACCTGTCGGCGTACTGCCTGCTGGACGCCGCGTCCCGACCGGCCGGGCTGCGCGCGTTGGCCGCCGCCCGCGAGCGGGGGTTGACGACCAGCGTCGACGCGGCCTCCGCGGCACCGCTGCGGCGGATCGGCGCGGCGGCCTTCCTGTCCTGGGTACGCGACGTCGACCTGCTGCTGGTCAACGCGGACGAGGCCGGGGTGCTGGCCGGCGGGCTGGACCCGGCGGCGCAGGCGCGGGCGCTGTCGGCGGCGGCCCGGCGGGTGGTGGTGAAGCGCGGCGGGGCGGGCGCGATCTGGGTGGACCGGCGGGCGACGATCGGGGTGACCCCCTCGCTGCGGGTCGCCGTGGTGGACGTCACCGGCGCCGGGGACGCCTTCGCGGCGGGCCTGCTCACCGCCTGGACGACCGGCGCGAAGCCGCGTGCGGCGCTGGCCCGGGCCGCCGACCTCGGCGCCCTGGCGGTCTCCACGGTGGGTGCCCGCCCCACACCCGAGGCGGCGACCAGGTAG
- a CDS encoding DUF3093 domain-containing protein → MSLSPSPSSPRSPGAAAYSERLGLPWWCWLAGAALAGLAAAEVWMGAGGVRAWLPFVLLLPATLAGLWWLGRVRVAVDDAELRVDDARLPVRYVADAVPLDAEGRREVLGVGADPLAFVVQRPWIGGAVQVVLDDPDDPTPFWVVSSRRPTELAAALLAARDTA, encoded by the coding sequence GTGAGCCTGTCGCCTTCCCCGTCGTCGCCGAGGTCCCCCGGCGCGGCGGCGTACTCCGAGCGGCTCGGCCTGCCGTGGTGGTGCTGGCTGGCCGGGGCGGCTCTGGCCGGGCTCGCCGCCGCCGAGGTCTGGATGGGGGCCGGCGGGGTCCGGGCCTGGCTGCCCTTCGTGCTGCTGCTGCCGGCCACCCTGGCCGGGCTGTGGTGGCTGGGCCGGGTCCGGGTCGCGGTCGACGACGCCGAACTGCGGGTGGACGACGCCCGGCTACCCGTGCGGTACGTCGCCGACGCGGTCCCGCTCGACGCCGAGGGCCGGCGCGAGGTGCTCGGGGTGGGCGCGGACCCGCTGGCCTTCGTGGTGCAGCGGCCGTGGATCGGCGGCGCGGTGCAGGTGGTGCTCGACGATCCGGACGATCCCACCCCGTTCTGGGTGGTGAGTTCCCGCCGGCCGACCGAGCTGGCCGCCGCCCTGCTGGCCGCCCGCGACACGGCCTGA
- a CDS encoding RNA polymerase sigma factor has translation MTEPRQPGADVRSLTDTLIAHAQSAGGQLTSAQLARTVETAEVTPAQAKKILRALSEAGVTVVVDGSASTRPRRVAAARSATPASRATTAKTTKKAATPAPKQAPAAEESTAPAPRKAAPRKAATPAGVAAKAVAPAAKATKSTRATKTTVADAGKAATKPKGEGTEGEIDPEQLAAEIEDVVVEEPAELTRAAETDAAASATDNDFEWDDEESEALKQARRDAELTASADSVRAYLKQIGKVPLLNAEQEVELAKRIEAGLYSAERLRAADEGEEKLTRDMQRDLLWISRDGERAKNHLLEANLRLVVSLAKRYTGRGMAFLDLIQEGNLGLIRAVEKFDYTKGYKFSTYATWWIRQAITRAMADQARTIRIPVHMVEVINKLGRIQRELLQDLGREPTPEELAKEMDITPEKVLEIQQYAREPISLDQTIGDEGDSQLGDFIEDSEAVVAVDAVSFSLLQDQLQQVLQTLSEREAGVVRLRFGLTDGQPRTLDEIGQVYGVTRERIRQIESKTMSKLRHPSRSQVLRDYLD, from the coding sequence GTGACAGAACCCCGCCAGCCCGGCGCCGACGTTCGCTCGCTCACCGACACCCTGATCGCCCACGCCCAGAGCGCCGGCGGCCAGTTGACGTCGGCCCAGCTCGCGCGCACCGTCGAGACCGCCGAGGTGACCCCGGCCCAGGCCAAGAAGATCCTGCGGGCGCTCTCCGAGGCGGGCGTGACCGTGGTGGTCGACGGCTCCGCCAGCACCCGCCCCCGCCGGGTGGCCGCCGCCCGCTCGGCCACACCGGCCTCGCGGGCCACCACCGCCAAGACCACCAAGAAGGCCGCCACACCGGCCCCCAAGCAGGCCCCCGCCGCCGAGGAGTCCACCGCGCCGGCTCCGCGCAAGGCGGCCCCACGCAAGGCCGCCACCCCCGCCGGGGTGGCCGCCAAGGCCGTCGCACCGGCCGCCAAGGCGACGAAGTCCACCCGGGCCACCAAGACGACCGTCGCCGACGCCGGCAAGGCCGCCACGAAGCCCAAGGGCGAGGGCACCGAGGGGGAGATCGATCCCGAGCAGCTGGCCGCCGAGATCGAGGACGTGGTGGTCGAGGAGCCGGCCGAGCTGACCCGGGCCGCCGAGACCGACGCCGCCGCGTCCGCCACCGACAACGACTTCGAGTGGGACGACGAGGAGTCCGAGGCGCTCAAGCAGGCCCGGCGGGACGCCGAGCTCACCGCCTCCGCCGACTCGGTCCGGGCGTACCTCAAGCAGATCGGCAAGGTCCCGCTGCTCAACGCCGAGCAGGAGGTCGAGCTGGCCAAGCGGATCGAGGCCGGCCTCTACTCGGCCGAGCGGCTGCGGGCCGCCGACGAGGGCGAGGAGAAGCTCACCCGCGACATGCAGCGCGACCTGCTCTGGATCTCCCGGGACGGTGAGCGCGCCAAGAACCACCTGCTGGAGGCGAACCTCCGGCTGGTCGTCTCGCTGGCCAAGCGGTACACCGGGCGCGGGATGGCCTTCCTCGACCTGATCCAGGAGGGCAACCTCGGCCTGATCCGCGCGGTCGAGAAGTTCGACTACACCAAGGGCTACAAGTTCTCCACCTACGCCACCTGGTGGATCCGGCAGGCGATCACCCGGGCGATGGCCGACCAGGCCCGCACCATCCGCATCCCGGTGCACATGGTCGAGGTGATCAACAAGCTCGGCCGGATCCAGCGCGAGCTGCTCCAGGACCTGGGCCGCGAGCCCACCCCGGAGGAGCTGGCCAAGGAGATGGACATCACACCCGAGAAGGTGCTGGAGATCCAGCAGTACGCTCGGGAGCCAATCTCGCTCGACCAGACCATCGGCGACGAGGGCGACAGCCAGCTCGGTGACTTCATCGAGGACTCGGAAGCCGTCGTCGCCGTCGACGCCGTCTCGTTCTCCCTCCTGCAGGATCAGCTCCAGCAGGTCCTCCAGACGCTCTCCGAGCGGGAGGCGGGCGTGGTGCGGCTACGGTTCGGCCTGACCGACGGCCAACCGCGCACCCTCGACGAGATCGGCCAGGTCTACGGGGTGACCCGGGAACGGATCCGGCAGATCGAGTCCAAGACGATGTCCAAACTCCGACACCCGTCCCGTTCGCAGGTGCTTCGGGACTACCTGGACTGA